Genomic segment of Phycisphaerae bacterium:
GTCTATACCTGCCTGTGCCTTTTCGGGCAGCACAAGCGTGCGACAGAGGCGAAGGAGGCAATGGAAAGGTTTACTGTTAAAGGCGAAAGGCAGAATCGGCACGTCCACGAAGGTTTGGTGCTGAGGCGGAAACCTTATTATGCTATGTGGTCATACAAGGTTTACCTGAGCGAGCGATTCGACCTCCTGGGCAACAGCATAGCAATTCTTAGCGGGATAGCATCGCCATCGAGGGCGAGGAAACTTGTTTCGTGGATAGAAAAGGAATGTGAAGCATTCAGGACAACCGGGGATCTTGTTGTAGATTTACCGCCGAACTTTTTCCCTTATATCTGGCCAAGTGACCCGGACTGGATGCCGCGTTATGAGAAATACAATCAGCCCGGGGAGTATCACAACGGGGGGATTTGGCCTTTTGTTTGCGGCTTTTATATAGCGGCGTTAGTAGCAGCCGGGAAATACAGGCTTGCTGAAAGAAAACTCATTGCTTTGACTGAACTTGTTCGAGCGGCGCGCGAAGCGGAGGTGGAATTCGGGTTTAATGAGTGGCACCGCGCTCAGGACGGCAAGCCGAGGGGGGAAGACTGGCAAAGCTGGTCTGCCGCGATGTATCTTTATGCCGCCGAATGCGTAGAACAAAAAAAGACGCCTTTTTTCGAAGAAATCAGGTAGAGCATAAAAGGGGGCTGGTAAATCCGCCATAGGCGGACAAGTTTTGCAGAAAACAAGGGGGTGTAGCCGATATAAAACTTGTAAGCAGGGGCGAGTGTCTAGATTGATAATAGTTTTTTTATCGGACATATGCGATTGAAAGAGAAGAAAAATTCATATGGCTCGACAAGGCTCACTACAGGCGAGGCTGCCTTAGAATGTCTTGGTATCGCCGTGGCGCTGGTGCTACTTTGTAGTTGTATTAGTTTCAATATTGGTGATTGGCCGAGCAGGTACGTATGGCCCACTAACACCCCTCCGGCCAACTGGTGCGGGATGATAGGAGCTTTTTGCGCGTATTATTTGTTGTATTACGTCGGGCCCGGGGTGTTCGTAATATTAATATCGGCGATATGCCTTTTGGGAGCGAGGCTGGCACGCCGAACCGTCGACCAAGGCATTTTGCGAACGATAGGCCTGCTGCTGGTGACCGCGGCGGCATCGAGCAGTTTTTATCTTCTTCTACCTCACGGAGTTTTTAGTTTTCCGATGGGTTCCGGCGGAGTTCTCGGGGTTGGAGCGGCGGAATTTTTGCGGAGCCATTTCGCCCTGCTCGGAACATTCATACTGATCACGGCAACGTGGGTTGTCGGGGTAGTTCTGTTAGCAGACACTTTTTTAACGGCGATATTCGGCGGGGTCGGTTTCGTATTCGGAAGGATGATCGGCGTAGCGTCTCCAATGTTGTCGATGGCTAGACACCAATCGCAGGCATTAGGCGAGATATGGCAGAAATTAAGCGAGCGGCAAAGACAGCTTTCAGAAGAAGCCGAGGAGGAAACGTCATTTGAGAGTTATATCGAAGAGGAAGAGGCGGAGGAAACAACGGCTGCTGTCGAGACAAGGGAGCCGAAACAATTAAGGCTGTCTCTTCCGGTGACGCACAAGCCGGCCAAGGCATACGTGCCAACGAGCTATGATGATTATAGACTGCCGCCAATGGAGCTACTGTGTGAGCCAGAGCGGACGTTCGCATCGATTCAGGAGAAGGTAATAAAGGCCAAGGCGAGTGCGCTGGAGAAACTGCTGACGGAATTCAATGTTAACGCACACGTGGTAGCGGCCGATACCGGGCCTGTTATAACGATGTTCGAGCTGGAG
This window contains:
- a CDS encoding glycoside hydrolase 100 family protein, with the translated sequence MDRRERELINRAREAALGVLLHNNHGPCRGLPRTAGWGYPEPYTRDLMICSLGVLTTGNEKLLESLRRVLETLAKNQTELGHIPSLVNDPDDRGASDTTPLFLMAVGLYRRVMGERKFLEEAVQKSLTWLRYQSPPNRCLVAQQPTSDWRDEQWVLGYGLYVNTIVYTCLCLFGQHKRATEAKEAMERFTVKGERQNRHVHEGLVLRRKPYYAMWSYKVYLSERFDLLGNSIAILSGIASPSRARKLVSWIEKECEAFRTTGDLVVDLPPNFFPYIWPSDPDWMPRYEKYNQPGEYHNGGIWPFVCGFYIAALVAAGKYRLAERKLIALTELVRAAREAEVEFGFNEWHRAQDGKPRGEDWQSWSAAMYLYAAECVEQKKTPFFEEIR